Proteins encoded by one window of Torulaspora delbrueckii CBS 1146 chromosome 2, complete genome:
- the TEP1 gene encoding putative phosphatidylinositol-3,4,5-trisphosphate 3-phosphatase (similar to Saccharomyces cerevisiae TEP1 (YNL128W); ancestral locus Anc_2.141) — translation MTNKHLKIKPSNILRIIYATPLNVHKHETGLTLDLSYVTDRIIVCSYPVLRFPKLMYRNSLEDLITFLNIHHGPGNWTIFNFKAEIGSSDYKDEEVRNIANRWYISQSAKVITDFHDEQTEKLVHRLGWMDHCPPPFLLLQHIVDEMHNCISRSQSAVVVLHCRVGKGRSGTISIAYMMKYLDCPLAEARDVFMTNRFRPGVSRGVVIPSQLRYLRYHEMYLCYDLGSRNSFLANCAKAEFKLKSINLIQPSSVILSGHCVAYIKIQKYNSDRNDVITVATLETDEDLLGRPMGGGLSMCLPLELDVSDIQLEFGITSKTSHMINNIGAFASRSHCWLNLYCELLRSNGASSLAPVTLEELRKLQDEGQEFSFNIRWNELDGAKGTSNRGIKLFESMTLKWSLL, via the coding sequence ATGACTAACAAACATTTAAAGATCAAACCAAGCAATATCTTGAGGATTATTTATGCCACACCATTGAATGTACACAAGCATGAGACAGGCTTGACTTTAGATCTGTCATATGTGACCGATAGAATAATTGTCTGCTCCTATCCCGTTTTGAGATTCCCTAAACTAATGTATAGAAATAGTTTGGAAGATCTAATCACATTTTTGAACATACATCATGGTCCTGGAAACTGGACAATATTTAATTTTAAGGCTGAAATTGGAAGTTCTGATTACAAGGACGAAGAGGTACGCAATATTGCCAATAGATGGTATATATCCCAATCTGCCAAAGTTATCACTGATTTCCATGATGAGCAAACGGAGAAGCTGGTCCACAGGCTTGGTTGGATGGATCACTGTCCACCACCATTCCTATTGTTACAGCATATAGTGGACGAGATGCACAATTGCATATCTCGCTCACAGTCCGCTGTGGTGGTTTTGCACTGCAGAGTGGGTAAAGGTCGATCTGGTACGATTTCAATAGCATATATGATGAAATATCTGGACTGCCCGCTAGCCGAGGCTAGAGATGTTTTTATGACCAACAGATTCAGACCTGGTGTGAGTCGAGGAGTTGTGATACCATCACAGCTACGATACTTGAGGTACCACGAGATGTATTTGTGCTACGATTTGGGATCAAGAAACAGTTTTTTGGCTAACTGTGCAAAGGCTGAGTTCAAGCTAAAGTCGATTAATCTCATCCAGCCTTCGAGCGTGATACTGTCAGGTCACTGCGTTGCATATATAAAGATACAAAAATACAACAGTGATAGAAATGATGTGATTACTGTCGCTACTCTAGAGACTGACGAAGATCTACTTGGTAGGCCAATGGGAGGTGGCCTTTCCATGTGCCTACCGCTTGAACTTGACGTTAGCGACATTCAGCTGGAGTTTGGAATAACGTCCAAGACATCGCATATGATAAACAATATAGGCGCCTTTGCATCACGCTCTCACTGTTGGTTGAACCTGTACTGTGAATTACTGAGAAGCAATGGAGCGAGTTCCCTCGCGCCCGTTACACTTGAAGAACTGCGTAAGCTGCAGGACGAGGGCCAAGAGTTTTCCTTCAACATCAGATGGAACGAGCTTGATGGCGCTAAAGGTACTTCTAATCGCGGAATAAAACTGTTCGAGTCAATGACCTTGAAATGGTCTTTGCTATAA